CGGACGCGACTCAGGAACTGGAATCCTGTGTGAACAGATCTATAGACGATATCATCAGGGTGCTGCCCCATGTGGTGGAGCAGATCAAGTCCTCCCTCAATATCAATTAGAGGCATCGTTACTCTTTTCCATTAGAACCAGGTAGTAGAGTATCGTTCAAATTCACAGTTGCTGATCAACTCCACTTTTCTAAGTGAAAGACCAATTAAGCCAGAACTATGCAGAGCTCGTACTGATATCGATATAATATGATCGCTGTATCCTGTTACTCTCCTGGTGTCAGAATAGTTTTGGACATCATCGACATTTTGAATTGTACTGAACTCACTGCTTACGCATAAATAGTAAAGGATGGAAGAACATGTTCTGCTCCCATCAGTCCATACTCGTTTCTGTTGTTTCTGTTGCATTGCGATTTACCTTCTAAAGTCCAAACTATGCTGACACATTTGATGAGATGTAAACATGAGAAATTATTCATGCTTGGTTTGACACAGTCCGAATTTCACATTATTCTTGTGTATCGAGGTTGTTTGCTGGGAAATTCACTGGGTATTTCTGTAAACTGTATGAAATTGCCTGATTGTAGTTGACAGGGAAAAGTTTGTAAGAACTAGAAAATAGTATCAGCAAATTGTAATTTTGCAACTCGATTCAAACCAAATATGAATATGTGTTACAAAGCAAGTCAGCCTTTGAAATGCAAAACGAAACCCAACCCAGGCAGGCAGGCAAAACCTGGCGAGCCCAAATGCACAGATGCCCGCTCTGctccccacctccgccgccgtcgtccaccACTACAGCCGCCTCATCACCGCCGCAGCAGCCTCCTCCCCGGCCTCCCTCCGCGCTCTCCTCCCAATCCACGCccgcgccgtcgtcctcggCTTATCCGCCAACCCGGCCTTCGCCACCAGCCTCCtcggcgccgcggcgcccgccTCCCTCGCCTACGCGCGAAGGGTGTTCGACGCCGCGCCCGAACGCGATGCCTACATGTGGAACACCCTCCTCCGCGCGCACGCCCACTCCCAATCGCACGCCGGCGACGCCCTCGTCCTCTACAAGCGGATGCGCGCCGCGGGCGTCGCGCCGGACCACTACACCTACCCCATCGTGCTCCCGGCCTGCGCGGCTGGGCGCGCGCCGTGGCTtgggcgggcggcgcacggcgacgCGGTGCGGTTCGCGCTGGCGGGGGATGGGTTCGTGCGCAGCGCTCTCATCGCGATGTACTTCCTGGAAGGAGCGGTGGCGGATGCCGAGCGGGTCTTTGCGGAGAGCAATGTTTCTTCCCGGACGGTCGTGTCGTGGACGGCCATGGTTGCTGGGTACGTGCAAAATTACTTCTATGGCGAGGCAGTTGCTCTGTTCGGCAGAATGATTGCTGAGGGCGTGCTTCCGAATGAGATCACTCTGATCAGTTTCCTGCCCTGCTTGCAGGGCCAAGAATGGCTGGATGCTGGCGAGATGGTTCATGGGTTTGTGATCAAGTTGGGGTTCGATGCAAACATCCCTTTGGTTAATGCACTCATCGCAATGTATGGGAAGTGTGGGAGCATTGCCATGGCAGAAGCTCTGTTCGAGGGAATGACGGCGGGCAGTCTAGTTTCTTGGAACACGATGGTTGCCATGTATGAGCAGCATGGTGACGCGGTTGAGGCAATCAAGTTTTTCCGCAGGATGCTGATTGAGAAGGTGGGGTTTGACTGCGTGACTCTTGTCAGTGTTCTGTCAGCTTGCGCACGCTCAGGAGCCCTGGATACTGGCAAATGGGTGCACGAGTTTGCTCGGAATCATGGGCTTGACGCAGATGCAAGGGTTGGCAATGTTCTTGTCGACATGTATGCAAAGTGCGGCGAGATTTCTAATGCCAGGGAGGTCTTTGACAGTCTGAATGTGCGGGGTGTTGTGCCCTGGAGTGCCATGATAAGCGCATATGCCAACCACGGGGAGTCTGCAGAGGCTCTCAAGCTCTTCTCACTGATGAAAAGTGAAGGGGTGAGGCCTAATTCATTCACATTCACTGCAGTTCTAGTGGCTTGTGGCCACTCAGGGCTTGTGGATGAAGGACTTAAGCATTTCAACAGCATCCTGACAGACTACCAGATGTCACCAACACTTGAGCACTATGCATGCATGGTCGACATGTTAGGGCGTGCTGGTAGACTTGTCGAAGCATATGAAATCATCAGGGGGATGTCAATGTGCCCAGACAAGTGCGTGTGGGGTGCATTCCTTGGCGGTTGTCGGCTTCACGGCAATCTGGAGCTAGCTGAATTCGTTGCCAAGGACCTCTTCCAGTCAGGTTCCAATGATGTCACATTCTACGTGTTGATGTCGAACCTGTACTTTGAAGCTGGAATGTTGGAAGATGCAGAAAGGATGAGAAGGGCCATGAAGGACATGGAACTCAAGAAGACTGCTGGGCGTAGTGCAGTAAGCCAATAGGGAAAGGCTTCGATTTGTCTAGGTCCCATTTTACTTCATCAGGTTTGGAAAGATCCAGCTGCACCCTTTGCAGCATCAGCGACAATCAGGCTTTTTCTAAACTCAACCTGTTCAATCCTCATTGTAAAATGATCTGTATTAAGCCTCATTGGTTGTTTATATAGGACGGAAACTTATTAGGAGAGCTATCTTTTTTACAATAACGGCCGGATCCTATCATATTATGCTCTAACAATGTCTAACCCCCCACTGTTCTTTAGGCTTGCTCAGTGCCTCCCATTTGGCACTATGATACTTGAAATCAAATCCTTGGCCGCAGCATTATTCCCTTGTGCTTGTTGGTTTCCCAAAGCTGCCCAGATATTACTACCAGCTCTTGTATTTGGATAGGGGCGGGCTTCTGATACATGCATGCCCGACAAATGTGAACCGTTATAAACTGGACAAATTTAAAACGCGTTTTTAAAAAAACCTTTGCGTTCAGGACAAATGAAACATTCCAAGCATAATGCGGTGATGCCTTCGATTCATATGCCGATGGGTCATCACCATTTTTTTTAAACGAACCAGACATGAGAGGTaccgattatattaaaaagaaggaACAACATCCATACGGGGCACAACAACACcggccggttggattgggacatcaataCGGCCATGCGGCTCCACTCAAACTCTACTAATCACAAGAAGTAAAACAAGAAGTGCTACTAATTAATCTTGGCAAATAATCATCACTGCAATCTAATCAAGTATCTTGCGGACTTAGCGAAGCGTGCGGCGCCTTTCGTTCCCCTGCAAAGCACACATTTGCCCTATCCGCTCAGAAGATTAGCAAAGTGTTTATTATTATCTATATATGGGGAGCATCATGTGAAGAGGTTATAAATATAATTCATTGCACAATTAGAAAACGGTCGTTCATTGCTTTATCTTTCAGCACCGATTTAGACATGTTCAACCACAAGAAAACTAACCACGGAAGTAGATTTTTTTTACCCTCATGACTGGAAGAAGACACCTGCAGCCGGCTAGGCATTACAACTACAATACTACAAAGGAGACGCTCTTACACTCAGATGATCCAAAGATTGTACCTAGAGATGGTTCCAAATAACAAAATCATATTTGACCCAGCTTCTCTCCTTTTAGGTTGCTGCGCCGGAGGAGTGTCTCCATTCGGAGCGAAATTTCCACAAAAGTGCTTAGATCCTATTTGTTTCCAGCAGTTTTtttagtccctatcacatcaaaagaaatcttacaatttaaacgaatctaatgagcctaattgatccatgatttgctacagtaaccatctgttaattatggattaatatatctcattagatttgtctcgcagtttagccccaaggttctgcaattagtttgtAATTAAAacttatttaatacttttaaatactaATATTCTTTTTTATATGGCATGGCCTAAAGTTTAGCtcctggaaccaaacaacccctcaGCTCGTATTCCCGGACTATAAATAGAATCCTACCACGAAGCGAACAAGCAGAACTAGCTTGGCAATGGACGGCAACGTCATAGCGCACACGGCCACAACCACGACGACGAAGCATGTCGTCTCCAAGCTCACCGGCCTCGTTGAGATGGAGTGGTACAAGCTGAGCAGCCTGCGGGACGACATCGACTTCATGAGGGAGGAGCTGAGGAGCATGCACGCCCTCCTCGCCAAGCTGGGAGCcgctgacgacgacgacgacggccacCTCGATGTCCAGGTGCGGGCGTGGCGGGACGAGGTGCGCAGGCTGTCCGCCGACGTCGAGGCGTGCGTCGACGACTACAGGCGCCGCGTCACGGAGGACGGGGCCGCCCACGACGACAGCGGCAGGAAGAAGAACGCCGTGGCTGCGTTCTTCAAGAAGAGCACCCACAAGGTGGCGACGGTCGGGGCGCGCCACACGATCGGCAGCAGGATAAAGAAGCTCAAGGCCCGCATCAACGACATCAACGAGCGGCGCCGCAGGTATAGGCTTGACGGCTGATCGATCTCGCGGTGCCACGCATCCATGCTGCACCTAGAGTTTGTGTAGTTGTGATTCGCTGATCGCTCTATAAGATACCCAACTTCTATTTTCTGTTTTCCTTGTATTGCTCTACTTCATGATCTAAGAGGTGCCAGCAGGATATTGTGTCCGTCGTCCGGAGAACATCTCCAGTGTTACCGGCCCTTACGGTGTTACCAACTTTAATTACACTTAAATTTGTGTATttaaaattcaaacaaaaatatgAATGAATAGAGCACACAAACATCTACCATCATGCAAAATTTGAGGTTGAATAAAAATTTgtgcaagaggaaaaaaaaggagaaacttGCACTTGAATAGTTGCTGGTTTCTCTTTTTCGTTTCTTCTTGCACAAATTTTGTTCAACCTCAAACTTTGTATAATGATAGATGCTTGTGGACTCTatccattcatatttttgttagaattttagATGTACAaatttaaatataattaaaattaGTAACGCGGTAACACCATAAGGCCTGGTAACACCGGATACGTTCTTGTCCGTATATGGTTGGGTAGGTCCAAATTATAACCACACAAACCTAGCCAACCtgcatgtttatatatatacttgGATTATATATGATTATTCATCATAATTTTGTGAAGAAAATTTGTAAAATAAATATGATCATGCATGCTTAAGCTTTCGTCAACGTATAACAGTTCTTTTGGTGGAAACTTAACCCCTAAAAGTACTGATGGGATGTAAATCCGTTGATCAACTGCTTCTCATTGTGTGTTTTGCAACAAAATCAAGTAGGGGGTGGGCCTTCGCATGATGACAAAATTTTATGGAGTGTTCAATGTGACGTGGCACTCCATT
The genomic region above belongs to Panicum virgatum strain AP13 chromosome 8N, P.virgatum_v5, whole genome shotgun sequence and contains:
- the LOC120685988 gene encoding pentatricopeptide repeat-containing protein At3g12770-like; protein product: MPALLPTSAAVVHHYSRLITAAAASSPASLRALLPIHARAVVLGLSANPAFATSLLGAAAPASLAYARRVFDAAPERDAYMWNTLLRAHAHSQSHAGDALVLYKRMRAAGVAPDHYTYPIVLPACAAGRAPWLGRAAHGDAVRFALAGDGFVRSALIAMYFLEGAVADAERVFAESNVSSRTVVSWTAMVAGYVQNYFYGEAVALFGRMIAEGVLPNEITLISFLPCLQGQEWLDAGEMVHGFVIKLGFDANIPLVNALIAMYGKCGSIAMAEALFEGMTAGSLVSWNTMVAMYEQHGDAVEAIKFFRRMLIEKVGFDCVTLVSVLSACARSGALDTGKWVHEFARNHGLDADARVGNVLVDMYAKCGEISNAREVFDSLNVRGVVPWSAMISAYANHGESAEALKLFSLMKSEGVRPNSFTFTAVLVACGHSGLVDEGLKHFNSILTDYQMSPTLEHYACMVDMLGRAGRLVEAYEIIRGMSMCPDKCVWGAFLGGCRLHGNLELAEFVAKDLFQSGSNDVTFYVLMSNLYFEAGMLEDAERMRRAMKDMELKKTAGRSAVSQ